From Paracoccus suum, the proteins below share one genomic window:
- a CDS encoding bifunctional salicylyl-CoA 5-hydroxylase/oxidoreductase produces the protein MKTLCLGGGPAGLYFAISMKLRDPSHEVTVVERNKANDTFGWGVVLSDDALSRLQRNDPVSAEAIRSKFAYWDDIAVIKEGERIVSGGHGFAGIGRKQMLIILQARARELGVDLQFETTFRSAEEYRAEYDLVIGCDGLNSVVRKEYEDVFKPDIDMRLAKFIWLGTHQKFDDAFTFIFEKAPEGWVWAHVYQFDADTATFIVETTQEVWERMGFADMSKEEIVEKCRQLFADHLGGHELMSNAAHLRGSAVWSNFPRVICERWYHENVVLMGDAAATGHFSIGSGTRLALDSAIALADYLHSEPTMEAAFERYQDERRVEVLRLQSAARNSLEWFEEVERYLGFDPVQFNYSLLTRSQRISHENLRLRDPEWLRGAEDWFQGQAGGQPGRAPMFAPFQLRDMALKNRVVVSPMAQYKAVDGTPTDWHLVHYGERAKGGAGLVYTEMTCVSPEGRITPGCPGLYTPEHEAAWRRIVDFIHAETDAKVCCQIGHSGRKGSTNIGWEGMDKPLKDGNWPLLSASAIAWSPGNAVPKAMDRADMDMVKSEFVASTEMAARCGFDMVELHAAHGYLISSFLSPASNIRTDEYGGSLENRLRYPLEVFRAMRAVWPAEKPMSVRISANDWLGDEGVTPAEAVQIARAFHEAGADIIDVSAGQTSIDGKPVYGRMFQTPFSDRIRNELHIPTMAVGNITDADQVNSILMAGRADLVCLARPHLANPYWTLHAATALGDKATPWPQPYAAGGDQARRLREREQEQFRA, from the coding sequence ATGAAAACTCTCTGCCTCGGCGGAGGCCCCGCGGGCCTCTATTTCGCCATCTCGATGAAGCTCCGCGATCCCTCGCACGAGGTGACGGTGGTGGAGCGCAACAAGGCCAATGACACCTTCGGCTGGGGCGTCGTCCTCAGCGATGACGCGCTCTCGCGGCTGCAGCGGAACGATCCGGTCTCGGCCGAGGCGATCCGCAGCAAGTTCGCCTATTGGGACGACATCGCCGTCATCAAGGAGGGCGAGCGCATCGTCTCGGGCGGGCATGGCTTTGCCGGGATCGGGCGCAAGCAGATGCTCATCATCCTGCAGGCCCGCGCGCGCGAGCTGGGGGTAGATCTGCAGTTCGAGACGACCTTCCGCTCGGCCGAGGAATACCGCGCCGAATATGACCTGGTGATCGGCTGCGACGGCCTCAACAGCGTCGTGCGCAAGGAATACGAGGACGTCTTCAAGCCGGACATCGACATGCGGCTGGCCAAGTTCATCTGGCTCGGCACGCATCAGAAGTTCGACGACGCCTTCACCTTCATCTTCGAGAAGGCGCCCGAGGGCTGGGTCTGGGCCCATGTCTACCAGTTCGACGCCGACACCGCGACCTTCATCGTCGAGACGACGCAGGAGGTGTGGGAGCGCATGGGCTTCGCCGACATGAGCAAGGAGGAGATCGTCGAGAAGTGCCGGCAGCTCTTTGCCGACCACCTCGGCGGTCACGAGCTGATGTCGAACGCGGCGCATCTGCGCGGCTCGGCGGTGTGGTCGAACTTTCCGCGCGTGATCTGCGAGCGGTGGTACCACGAGAATGTCGTGCTGATGGGCGATGCCGCGGCGACCGGGCATTTCTCGATCGGCTCGGGCACGCGGCTGGCCCTCGACAGCGCCATCGCGCTGGCCGACTACCTGCACAGCGAGCCGACGATGGAGGCCGCGTTCGAGCGTTACCAGGACGAGCGTCGGGTCGAGGTGCTGCGCCTGCAATCGGCCGCACGCAACAGCCTCGAATGGTTCGAGGAGGTGGAGCGTTACCTCGGCTTTGACCCGGTGCAGTTCAACTATTCGCTGCTGACCCGCAGCCAGCGTATCAGCCACGAGAACCTGCGCCTGCGCGATCCGGAATGGCTGCGTGGGGCCGAGGACTGGTTCCAGGGCCAGGCCGGGGGCCAGCCCGGCCGCGCGCCGATGTTCGCGCCGTTCCAGCTGCGCGACATGGCGCTGAAGAACCGCGTCGTCGTCTCGCCCATGGCGCAGTACAAGGCCGTGGACGGGACCCCGACCGACTGGCACCTGGTCCATTACGGCGAGCGCGCCAAGGGCGGCGCGGGTCTGGTCTATACCGAGATGACCTGCGTCAGCCCCGAGGGTCGCATCACCCCCGGCTGCCCCGGCCTCTACACGCCCGAACACGAGGCCGCCTGGCGCCGGATCGTGGACTTCATCCATGCCGAGACCGACGCCAAGGTCTGTTGCCAGATCGGCCATTCCGGCCGCAAGGGCAGCACGAACATCGGCTGGGAGGGGATGGACAAGCCGCTGAAGGACGGCAACTGGCCGCTGCTGTCTGCCTCGGCCATCGCGTGGTCGCCCGGCAACGCGGTGCCCAAGGCGATGGACCGCGCCGACATGGACATGGTGAAGAGCGAGTTCGTGGCCTCGACCGAGATGGCGGCCCGCTGCGGCTTCGACATGGTCGAGTTGCACGCCGCGCACGGCTATCTGATCTCGTCCTTCCTCAGCCCCGCCTCGAACATCCGCACCGACGAATATGGCGGCAGCCTGGAAAACCGGCTGCGCTATCCGCTGGAGGTTTTCCGGGCCATGCGCGCCGTCTGGCCCGCCGAAAAGCCGATGTCGGTGCGGATCAGCGCCAATGACTGGCTGGGCGACGAGGGCGTCACCCCGGCCGAAGCGGTGCAGATCGCCCGCGCCTTCCACGAGGCGGGGGCCGACATCATCGACGTGTCGGCTGGCCAGACCAGTATCGACGGCAAGCCGGTTTATGGCCGGATGTTCCAGACCCCGTTCAGTGACCGCATCCGCAACGAGCTGCACATCCCGACCATGGCGGTGGGGAACATCACCGACGCGGACCAGGTCAATTCGATCCTGATGGCGGGCCGGGCGGATCTGGTCTGCCTCGCGCGCCCGCATCTCGCGAACCCGTACTGGACGCTGCATGCAGCAACCGCGCTGGGCGACAAGGCGACGCCCTGGCCGCAGCCCTATGCCGCCGGGGGCGATCAGGCGCGCCGCCTGCGCGAGCGCGAGCAGGAGCAGTTCCGTGCCTGA
- a CDS encoding SDR family NAD(P)-dependent oxidoreductase: MPDLAGRGVLITGGGSGAGADLARGFADAGARVVIAGRRQGPLDAVAAATGAAAITADVTDEASVAAMFDAAGPVQIVIANAGAADSAPFARTTLEQWNAMLAVNLTGVFLTLREGLRRLDGWGRLISVASTAGLKGYAYVAPYVAAKHGVVGLTRSLAQEIARGPVTANALCPGFLDTEMTDRSVDNIMRTTGRDREAALKALTATNPQRRLIAPAEVTAAALWLCGPGSEGINGQAIAIAGGEV; the protein is encoded by the coding sequence GTGCCTGACCTTGCGGGCCGCGGCGTGCTGATCACCGGCGGTGGCAGCGGCGCCGGTGCCGACCTCGCCCGCGGCTTTGCCGACGCCGGGGCACGGGTCGTGATTGCTGGCCGGCGGCAGGGCCCGCTCGATGCCGTGGCGGCCGCCACTGGCGCCGCGGCGATCACCGCGGACGTCACCGACGAGGCCAGCGTTGCCGCCATGTTCGACGCCGCCGGCCCGGTGCAGATCGTCATCGCCAATGCCGGCGCCGCCGACAGCGCCCCATTTGCCCGCACCACGCTGGAGCAATGGAACGCCATGCTGGCCGTCAACCTGACCGGCGTGTTCCTGACGCTGCGCGAAGGGCTGCGGCGGCTGGATGGCTGGGGCCGGCTAATCAGCGTCGCCTCTACCGCGGGCCTCAAGGGCTATGCCTATGTCGCCCCCTATGTTGCTGCGAAACATGGCGTGGTGGGCCTGACCCGCAGCCTCGCGCAGGAGATTGCGCGCGGGCCGGTCACCGCCAATGCCCTGTGCCCCGGTTTTCTGGATACCGAGATGACCGACCGCTCGGTCGATAACATCATGCGGACGACCGGCCGCGACCGCGAGGCGGCGCTGAAGGCGCTGACCGCGACCAATCCCCAGCGCCGGCTGATCGCCCCGGCCGAGGTGACCGCCGCCGCCCTTTGGCTGTGCGGGCCGGGCTCCGAAGGGATCAACGGCCAGGCAATCGCCATCGCCGGGGGCGAGGTCTGA
- a CDS encoding MarR family winged helix-turn-helix transcriptional regulator, whose translation MDSAAESLSKRRLRAWIRLLGVTRHAEAQLRDYLRREHGTTLPRFDVMAALWRRSAPVPMGELSRMLLISNGNATDVVSRLEAEGLALRTPSSEDRRTVLVALTDAGIAAFEGMAEGHEGEVDQLLGTLDGTELDTLRAILRKVSPGRDRE comes from the coding sequence ATGGACAGCGCGGCCGAATCCCTCTCCAAGCGCAGGCTGCGGGCGTGGATCCGGCTTCTGGGCGTCACCCGCCATGCCGAGGCGCAGTTGCGCGACTACCTGCGCCGCGAGCATGGCACGACCTTGCCGCGCTTTGACGTGATGGCCGCACTTTGGCGACGCAGCGCCCCGGTGCCAATGGGTGAGTTGAGCCGGATGCTGCTGATCTCGAACGGCAATGCCACTGACGTGGTATCCCGGCTGGAGGCCGAGGGGCTCGCCCTTCGCACGCCCTCGTCCGAGGATCGGCGCACCGTGCTGGTTGCCCTGACGGACGCCGGCATCGCCGCGTTCGAGGGAATGGCCGAGGGTCACGAGGGCGAGGTCGACCAGCTGCTTGGCACCCTCGATGGAACAGAACTGGACACGCTGCGGGCAATTCTGCGGAAAGTCTCGCCGGGAAGGGATCGGGAATGA
- a CDS encoding enoyl-CoA hydratase family protein, whose product MAGLAPRHFLWSVDGRVATIRLDRPDRKNPLTFDSYAELRDTFRGLVYADDVDVVVIASNGGNFCSGGDVHDIIGPLVGMDMRDLLAFTRMTGDLVKAMLNCGKPIIAAVDGVCVGAGAIMAMASDLRLATPAAKCAFLFTRVGLAGCDMGACAMLPRIIGQGRAAELLYTGRVMTADEGAAWGFWNALHPAESLDEAALTLAGRIASGPTFAHGITKTQLNQEWNMGLDQAIEAEAQAQAICMQTQDFERAYRAFVAKEKPVFEGN is encoded by the coding sequence ATGGCGGGCCTGGCCCCGAGACATTTCCTCTGGTCGGTGGACGGGCGCGTGGCGACGATCCGGCTCGACCGTCCGGACCGCAAGAACCCGCTGACCTTCGACAGCTATGCCGAACTGCGCGATACCTTTCGCGGGCTCGTCTATGCCGACGATGTCGATGTGGTGGTGATCGCCTCGAACGGGGGGAATTTCTGCTCGGGCGGGGATGTGCATGACATCATTGGTCCGCTGGTCGGGATGGACATGCGCGATCTGCTGGCCTTTACCCGCATGACCGGCGATCTGGTCAAGGCGATGCTGAACTGCGGCAAGCCGATCATCGCCGCTGTGGATGGCGTCTGCGTCGGCGCGGGGGCCATCATGGCTATGGCGAGCGATCTGCGCCTCGCCACGCCCGCGGCGAAATGCGCCTTCCTGTTCACCCGGGTCGGCCTTGCCGGTTGCGACATGGGCGCCTGCGCCATGCTGCCGCGCATCATCGGCCAAGGCCGCGCGGCCGAGTTGCTCTATACTGGCCGGGTCATGACCGCGGACGAAGGCGCCGCCTGGGGCTTCTGGAACGCGCTGCATCCGGCGGAAAGCCTCGACGAGGCCGCGCTGACGCTCGCCGGGCGCATCGCCTCGGGCCCGACCTTCGCGCATGGCATCACCAAGACCCAGCTGAACCAGGAATGGAACATGGGCCTCGATCAGGCGATCGAGGCCGAGGCGCAGGCCCAGGCCATCTGCATGCAGACCCAGGATTTCGAGCGCGCCTACCGCGCGTTCGTCGCCAAGGAAAAGCCGGTGTTCGAGGGTAACTGA
- a CDS encoding acyl-CoA dehydrogenase family protein — protein MDRSFLDWPFFEDRHRVFQRDLNAWAGQTLGHVDHSDTDAACRDLVTRLGAGGWLQPTAGDALDVRTLCLARETLARHDGLADFAFAMQGLGMGAISLFGTEQQRAWLERTREGHAIAAFALTEPGAGSDVASTATTARREGEEWVLDGEKTYISNGGIADVYVVFARTGEAPGARGLSAFLMPANTPGLEILDRIDVMAPHPLAHLRLNGLRLPVDALIGQPGQGFKIAMSVLDVFRSTVGAAALGFARRALDEALARASRTRADGGTLAGFQMVQGHLADMALQIDAAALLVYRAAWTKDMGAARVSREAAMAKLYATEAAQKVIDMAVQLHGGDGVRSGQIVERLYREIRALRIYEGASDVQRVVIARAVLDQFAASDAC, from the coding sequence ATGGATCGCAGCTTTCTGGACTGGCCGTTTTTTGAGGATCGCCACCGCGTATTCCAGCGCGACCTGAACGCATGGGCCGGGCAGACGCTGGGTCACGTCGATCATTCGGACACTGACGCCGCCTGCCGCGATCTGGTCACGCGGCTCGGGGCTGGGGGCTGGTTGCAGCCGACGGCGGGCGATGCGCTCGACGTTCGCACCCTGTGCCTCGCGCGTGAGACGCTGGCCCGTCACGACGGGCTGGCTGATTTCGCCTTTGCGATGCAGGGCCTCGGCATGGGCGCGATCAGCCTCTTCGGCACCGAGCAGCAGCGCGCCTGGCTGGAGCGGACGCGCGAGGGCCACGCCATTGCCGCGTTCGCACTGACCGAACCCGGCGCGGGATCGGACGTCGCCTCGACCGCCACGACCGCCCGCCGCGAGGGCGAGGAATGGGTGCTGGATGGCGAAAAGACCTACATCTCGAACGGCGGCATCGCCGATGTCTATGTCGTCTTTGCCCGTACGGGCGAGGCGCCCGGCGCGCGGGGCCTCTCGGCCTTCCTGATGCCGGCAAACACGCCCGGTCTCGAAATTCTCGATCGCATCGACGTCATGGCGCCGCACCCGCTGGCGCATTTGCGCCTGAACGGCCTGCGCTTGCCGGTCGACGCTCTGATTGGGCAGCCCGGGCAGGGCTTCAAGATCGCCATGTCGGTGCTGGACGTGTTCCGCTCGACCGTCGGCGCGGCCGCGCTGGGCTTCGCCCGACGCGCGCTGGACGAGGCGCTCGCCCGCGCCAGCCGCACCCGCGCCGACGGCGGCACCCTTGCCGGATTCCAGATGGTGCAGGGCCACCTGGCCGACATGGCGCTGCAGATCGACGCTGCAGCGCTGCTGGTCTATCGTGCCGCCTGGACCAAGGACATGGGCGCGGCCCGGGTCAGCCGCGAGGCGGCGATGGCCAAGCTCTATGCCACCGAGGCCGCGCAGAAAGTCATCGACATGGCCGTCCAGTTGCACGGCGGCGACGGCGTGCGCAGCGGCCAGATCGTCGAGCGCCTCTACCGCGAAATCCGCGCGCTGCGCATCTACGAGGGCGCCAGCGACGTCCAGCGGGTCGTCATCGCCCGCGCCGTCCTCGACCAGTTTGCCGCATCGGATGCCTGCTGA
- a CDS encoding acyl-CoA thioesterase has protein sequence MPYSRVIQVEFNHCDPAGIVFYPRFLEFANSVTENFFADVVGRSYARIIADRSGVPTVSLECDFRHPSRLGDRLTMKLRVTGIGRSSLDLAITGRGKGEAEPRFSIAKRVAFIDAAAMRSTPWPEEMRANLAAAMKEDTP, from the coding sequence ATGCCCTATTCCCGCGTGATCCAGGTCGAGTTCAACCACTGCGACCCCGCCGGAATCGTGTTCTATCCGCGGTTTCTGGAATTCGCGAACTCGGTGACCGAAAACTTCTTCGCCGATGTGGTCGGCCGCAGCTACGCCCGGATCATCGCGGACCGCAGCGGCGTGCCGACCGTCAGCCTCGAATGCGATTTCCGTCACCCCTCGCGCCTTGGCGACCGGCTGACGATGAAACTACGGGTCACTGGCATCGGGCGCTCCAGCCTCGATCTGGCGATCACCGGACGAGGGAAGGGCGAGGCCGAGCCCCGCTTTTCCATTGCCAAGCGGGTCGCCTTTATCGACGCCGCCGCCATGCGATCCACCCCCTGGCCCGAAGAAATGCGCGCCAACCTTGCCGCCGCGATGAAAGAGGACACGCCATGA
- a CDS encoding RidA family protein, producing the protein MTDSPHEFLNPKSWTPAVGYSNGVAARGRQIFLGGLIGWDGQQQWHADDFVGQVEQTLANIVAVLAEAGARPEHLVRLTWYVTDKRAYLDNLREVGRVYRQHLGKHFPAMAMVQVVALVEDRAMVEIEATAVVPD; encoded by the coding sequence ATGACCGACAGCCCGCACGAGTTCCTGAACCCCAAAAGCTGGACCCCCGCAGTCGGCTATTCCAACGGCGTCGCAGCGCGGGGCCGCCAGATTTTTCTGGGCGGGTTGATCGGCTGGGACGGCCAGCAGCAGTGGCATGCGGATGACTTCGTCGGCCAGGTCGAGCAGACGCTCGCCAATATCGTTGCCGTTCTGGCCGAGGCCGGCGCCCGCCCGGAACATCTGGTGCGCCTGACTTGGTATGTGACCGACAAGCGCGCCTATCTCGACAATTTGCGCGAGGTCGGCCGCGTCTATCGCCAGCACCTTGGCAAGCATTTCCCGGCCATGGCCATGGTCCAGGTCGTCGCACTGGTCGAAGACCGCGCCATGGTCGAGATCGAGGCGACCGCCGTCGTCCCGGACTGA
- a CDS encoding AMP-binding protein, whose translation MQNEPLGPTGHVDTFTRDHLPPADLWPLLDLGDFRYPEWLNVGFELTDAMVARGFGDNTALIGNGRQRTYKELTDWTNRIAHALVEDYGVKPGNRVLIRSANNPAMVACWLAATKAGAVVVNTMPMLRAGELVKIIDKAQITIALCDTRLMDEMTEAGLRSDVLQTVIGFDGSANHDAELDRAALGKPVRFDCVRTGRDDVALLGFTSGTTGAPKATMHFHRDILIIADGYAREVLDVQPSDVFIGSPPLAFTFGLGGLAVFPLRFGAAACLLETASPPNMIEIIQKYRATVCFTAPTAYRAMLNAMEEGADLGSLRAAVSAGETLPSPVYEDWQRKTGRPMLDGIGSTEMLHIFITNRFDDHRPGCTGRPVGGYQAKVVDAEGAEVPRGTIGKLAVRGPVGCRYLDDPDKQREYVQNGWNLTGDVFVQDEEGRFHFAARNDGIILSAGYNIAGPEVEAALLSHPAIAECAVVGAPDPERGEIVQAHVVLKPGYEGDALLVRDIQDHAKRVIAPYKYPRSVLFCAALPKTESGKIQRFRLKDAP comes from the coding sequence ATGCAGAACGAACCGCTCGGACCGACAGGCCATGTCGATACCTTCACCCGCGACCACCTGCCGCCGGCGGATCTGTGGCCGCTGCTCGATCTGGGTGATTTCCGCTATCCCGAATGGCTGAACGTCGGATTCGAGCTGACCGACGCCATGGTGGCCCGCGGCTTCGGCGATAACACCGCACTGATCGGCAACGGGCGCCAGCGGACCTACAAGGAACTGACCGACTGGACCAACCGCATCGCCCATGCACTGGTCGAGGATTACGGGGTCAAGCCCGGCAACCGCGTCCTGATCCGCTCGGCCAACAACCCGGCGATGGTCGCTTGCTGGCTGGCTGCGACCAAGGCCGGGGCGGTGGTGGTCAACACCATGCCGATGCTGCGCGCGGGCGAGCTGGTCAAGATCATCGACAAGGCGCAGATCACCATCGCCCTCTGCGACACGCGCCTGATGGACGAGATGACCGAGGCCGGACTGCGCAGCGACGTGCTGCAGACAGTGATCGGTTTTGACGGCAGCGCCAATCACGACGCCGAGCTTGACCGCGCCGCGCTGGGCAAGCCGGTGCGCTTTGATTGCGTGCGTACCGGCCGCGACGACGTCGCCCTGCTGGGCTTTACCTCGGGCACCACGGGCGCCCCCAAGGCAACGATGCATTTCCATCGCGACATCCTGATCATCGCCGACGGCTATGCGCGCGAGGTCCTGGACGTGCAGCCCTCGGACGTGTTCATCGGCTCGCCACCGCTCGCCTTTACCTTCGGCCTTGGCGGCCTCGCGGTCTTCCCGCTGCGCTTCGGGGCGGCAGCCTGCCTGCTGGAGACTGCCTCGCCGCCGAACATGATCGAGATCATCCAGAAATACCGCGCCACGGTCTGTTTCACTGCGCCCACCGCCTATCGCGCCATGCTGAACGCGATGGAGGAGGGGGCCGACCTTGGCAGCCTGCGCGCCGCCGTCTCGGCCGGCGAGACGTTGCCTTCGCCGGTCTATGAGGATTGGCAGCGCAAGACCGGGCGGCCGATGCTGGACGGCATCGGGTCGACCGAAATGCTGCACATCTTCATCACCAACCGCTTTGACGATCACCGGCCCGGCTGCACCGGCCGCCCGGTCGGCGGCTATCAGGCCAAGGTGGTCGATGCCGAGGGGGCCGAGGTGCCGCGCGGTACCATCGGCAAGCTGGCTGTGCGCGGGCCGGTCGGCTGCCGCTATCTGGACGATCCCGACAAGCAGCGCGAATACGTCCAGAACGGCTGGAACCTGACTGGTGACGTGTTCGTCCAGGACGAGGAAGGCCGCTTCCATTTCGCCGCCCGCAACGACGGCATCATCCTGTCGGCGGGCTACAATATCGCCGGACCGGAGGTCGAGGCCGCGCTGCTGTCCCATCCAGCCATCGCCGAATGCGCCGTCGTCGGCGCGCCTGACCCTGAGCGGGGCGAGATCGTGCAGGCCCATGTCGTGCTGAAACCCGGCTATGAGGGCGATGCGCTGCTGGTTCGTGACATCCAGGACCACGCAAAGCGTGTCATCGCCCCCTACAAATACCCGCGCAGCGTCCTGTTCTGTGCCGCCCTGCCCAAGACCGAGAGTGGCAAGATCCAGCGCTTCCGCCTGAAGGACGCGCCATGA
- the kynA gene encoding tryptophan 2,3-dioxygenase, producing MGFEGRMSYGDYLHLDPILSAQHPLSTAHDEMLFIIQHQTSELWMKLALHELAAARTAIAEDRLRAAFKVLTRVSRIFEQLNSAWDVLRTMTPSEYQQFRPSLAESSGFQSYQYRLIEYMVGNRNVALLKPHAHRPDLLKALEAELERPSLYDVVQALAARRGLPIPADILTRDHRLAWTADARVEAAWSAAYRDPESHWELYELAEKLVDFEDYFRRWRFNHVTTVERIIGFKRGTGGTGGVHYLRKMLDTELFPELWRLRTGL from the coding sequence ATGGGCTTTGAAGGCCGCATGTCCTACGGCGACTACCTCCATCTTGACCCGATCCTGTCCGCCCAGCATCCGCTGTCCACGGCGCATGACGAGATGCTGTTCATCATCCAGCACCAGACTTCAGAGCTGTGGATGAAGCTGGCGCTGCACGAGCTCGCCGCCGCTCGCACCGCCATCGCCGAGGATCGCCTGCGCGCCGCATTCAAGGTGCTCACCCGCGTCTCGCGCATTTTCGAGCAGCTGAACAGCGCCTGGGACGTATTGCGCACCATGACGCCGAGCGAATACCAGCAGTTTCGGCCCAGCCTGGCCGAAAGCAGCGGCTTTCAAAGCTACCAGTACCGGCTGATCGAATACATGGTCGGCAACCGCAACGTCGCGCTGCTGAAACCGCATGCCCACCGCCCTGACCTGCTCAAGGCGCTGGAGGCAGAACTGGAGCGGCCTTCGCTTTATGACGTGGTCCAGGCGCTTGCCGCCCGACGCGGACTGCCGATTCCGGCGGACATCCTGACCCGCGATCACCGCCTCGCCTGGACTGCCGACGCGCGCGTGGAAGCCGCATGGTCCGCGGCCTATCGCGACCCGGAGAGCCACTGGGAGCTGTACGAGCTGGCTGAGAAGCTGGTCGACTTCGAGGATTATTTCCGCCGCTGGCGCTTTAACCACGTCACCACGGTCGAGCGGATCATAGGCTTCAAGCGCGGCACCGGGGGCACCGGCGGCGTGCATTATCTGCGCAAGATGCTGGACACGGAGCTGTTCCCCGAACTCTGGCGCTTGCGCACAGGGCTATAG
- a CDS encoding glutathione S-transferase family protein — protein MTPTITAFAQSPDRGRGLARDMRLRWALEEVGQPYDVRLLTMEEMKQPAHLALNPFGQIPTYEDGDLALFESGAIILQIATQHPGLLPDDPAARARAIEWMFAALNTVEPPIVARSMATITERDEPWYDARLPILTERVNTRLRALSARLGEADWLDGEFSAGDLLMVNVLERAKAMDMLADYPNLDAYVARAEARPAFRRAFDAQRAVFTAAMSG, from the coding sequence ATGACGCCCACCATCACTGCCTTTGCACAATCCCCCGACCGCGGCCGGGGCTTGGCCCGCGACATGCGCCTGCGCTGGGCGCTCGAAGAGGTCGGCCAACCCTACGACGTTCGCCTCCTGACCATGGAGGAGATGAAGCAACCTGCGCATCTGGCGCTGAATCCCTTCGGGCAGATCCCCACCTACGAGGATGGCGATCTCGCGCTGTTCGAATCGGGCGCGATCATCCTGCAGATCGCCACCCAGCACCCCGGCCTTCTGCCCGATGATCCGGCCGCGAGGGCCCGCGCCATCGAATGGATGTTTGCCGCGCTGAACACAGTCGAGCCGCCCATCGTCGCGCGCTCGATGGCCACCATCACTGAGCGCGACGAGCCGTGGTATGACGCGCGCCTGCCAATTCTCACCGAAAGGGTGAACACACGGCTGCGCGCACTGTCGGCACGGCTGGGAGAGGCGGATTGGCTGGACGGAGAATTCAGCGCCGGCGATCTGCTGATGGTCAATGTGCTGGAGCGTGCAAAGGCGATGGATATGCTCGCGGACTATCCGAACCTCGACGCCTATGTCGCCCGTGCTGAGGCAAGGCCCGCGTTCCGCCGCGCCTTTGACGCCCAACGGGCGGTATTTACTGCAGCTATGTCCGGCTGA